Below is a genomic region from Gemmatimonadales bacterium.
TGGTGATCGGCGCGCACCTCGATTCGTGGGACCTGGGGGATGGCGCGCTCGACAACGGGTGCAACGTCTCGCTCGTGATCGACATCGCCCGCCAGGTCCGCCGCCTCGGCTTGAGGCCGGCGCGGACCATCCGCTTCGTCCTTTTCAACGGCGAGGAACAGGGGCTCGTCGGCTCGTGGAAGTACACCGTGAGCCACCTCGACGAGATGGACCGCACGGTGCTCGCCGGCTCATTGGACATCGGCACGGGGCGGATCACCGGCTTCTTCACCGGCGGCCGGCCCGAGGTAGCGGCGGCTGTGACACGCGCGCTCGAGCCGGTCCGCGGTCTCGGGCCCTTCGAGCAGGTGGACGTTCCGATCGTCGGCACCGACAACTTCGACTTCATGATGCAGGGCGTGGCGAACATCGTGGGGAACCAGGAGTCGGCCAACTACGGGCCGAACTACCACGCCCGGTCGGACACCTTCGACAAGGTGAACGCGCAGCAGCTCCGGCTGAACGCGGCGATCGCCGCGGCGGTCATCTACTCCTTCGCGAACTCCGACGTGACGTTCCCGCGGCAGACGCGGGCGGAGCTCGAGCAGCTGGTGCGCTCGACCGACCTCGCGGACCAGATGCGGTCGTTCGGAATCCTTCAGGCTTGGGAAAGCGGGGCGCGCGGAAGGGCGCGGAACTAGGCCCGCGGCGTCCCGAATCGGGCCCGCAGCGTCATCAGGCCGTGGCGGCGCTGACCTCCGGCATCGCGGTGGTCTCGAGGTATGCCAGGTGGTCGTGGGTGAGGGCGTCATCGGGTAGCAGCCGGTACATCGGTCCCAGGTCGTTCCGGATCCGCGCGCGGTAGAACTCCGGCAGGCGGTCGGTCTCCCCGTTCATGTAGCGGATCACCGACGGATCGGTGTCGAGCAGGCGCCGGATCATCGTGTGATAGCGCAACCGGCCGAACCCCTCCGAGGAGACCGCCCGCACCAGGTTCATCCACCGCGGGATCGTAGCCCGCGTCGCGGCGAACCGCCGCGCGATGGTGCGCCAGGTGAACGAGTGACGAGTCACGTCCACCACGTGATCGTAGAACTCCCGCCACTCGTAGTGCTTCGGGCGGACGTTCATCGCCTGGCAGTTGTTGAGGAGGTGGAAGGGGAACGGCAGCACGCGCCCCTCCCGCTGGTACTCGAGGTTCAGCGGCGCCGCCCGGCCAAACGCCGTGAGCAGCGAGTAGGCGGGGAACGCCCCTGGCGTGAGATCCAGGAACCGCTTGGTCAACTCGAACGGCTCGGGACCGTGGTCGGAGTCCATACCGAACACGAAGTTGGTCTGCACGTAAGGCACATGGCGGAGGACCGTGTTCACGTGCTCGGAGATCTGCCGGACCTTGTCGAGGCCGGTGAGCCGCGTCCTCGACTTGTTGCCGAGGTCGAACCATGACTCGATCCCGGGCAGCAGGGCGCGGAAGCCGTTGTGCTTGAGCCGGACCAGGTGGGGCTCCGACAGGATGGACAGGCTGGTCTCGGCGATGTGGCGCATCCTGCCCGGCGGGACCTCGGCCTCGATTGCGTCCATGTACCGTTCGAACTTGATACCGAAGTTGGGGTCGTGCCACCCGATGATCGGCTTCTTGACCTTGCTCAACACGAAGCGCAGATCCTCGCGGAGCCGATCGAAGCTGAGCGGCTGATAGTCCACCGTCGAGTCGATGCAGAAGCTGCAGGTGTACGGGCACCCCAGGCTTCCTATCATCGGCACGATCTTGATGGTCGGCGCCTTCGCGAGCGTCGCCTCGACGAACTTCCACCGCTCCGCGAGCGTCGGGAACTCCATTGGCTGCCGGGCTGCCGAGAGGCAGCGGCCGAGCGGGCGGTTCGGCGCGCACTCGCGTACCACTTCCTCCACCACCGTCCGGTCGGTGAAGCCCAGGACGTAGTCGAAATGGCGGGCGGCGTCTTCCGGGTAGCAGCGGGCGTGGGGCCCGCCCATGACCGTTACGGCACCCCTCTGCCGGAACAGGTTACTGAGCGCGTAGGCGAGCTGCGCCGCCTGCGTGAAGGCGCCGATGAAGAGCAGGTCCACGTCCGGCGGCAGCTCCGCGAGCAGATCCTCAAACCCCGTATAGCAGACGTAGGTGACGCGGTGCCCCTCCTGCTCGCACCACACCCCGAGCACCTGCGGCATGATGCTGGCAAGGTTGGCATGCATCACGCGCGCATACAGCGCGCGGGTGGGGTTCTTGGTTACGAGGTCGAGAATGCCAATGTGGAGCCGGCGCATCGAAGTCCTCCCTGTGGTCTCGTGATCGGGGAGGGCGCCGGAAAGCGGGCGACAGCTCGATGGCGAGGCGGTCTGGGCTACGAGTTGTGGGTTCGAAGTAAGAATCGGCGCCAAGCGGCCGGACCGCAAGTCGCGCCCCGCGGCCATCGGGGAAGACCTGATGGCCGGCGGCCCTCCGGACCCTTACCCGCCGCCCGACTGAAGCAGCACCCCGTTGCCGGACGGGTCGCGCAGGAGCAGGCCGAGCGCCGTCTCCTCCGGCGTCACGCCCGCCTCGCGGACGCGCGCCAGCACTGGTTCGAGCGCCTGCGCGTCCGGCAATCGGACGGCGAACGCGCGCAGGCCGAGCGAGCCGGGCGAGGGTGGCGGCGCGCCGAGACTCGTCCAGGTGTTGGCGGCGACGTGATGGTGGTAACCGCCGGCGGAAAGGAACGACGCGGAGGCGCCGTAACGGGTCGTGAGGCCGAAACCCAGCACGTCGCGATAGAAGTGTTCGGCCGCGGAGATCTCCGCGACACGCAGGTGGACGTGGCCGATCACCGTGCCCTTCGGCAGCCCCGTCCATGGCGCGTCGCGTCCCTCGAGCTCCAGGAGGAGACCGTCGAGATCGAGCGGGTCGGTGACCATCCGCACCTCCGCCGCGTCGTACCGCCATTCGGCGCGCGGGCGGTCGCGGTAGATCTCGATGCCGTTGCCC
It encodes:
- a CDS encoding VOC family protein, whose translation is MRQSIHPGTTVGPVVLTISSLDRALAFYEHSLGFRVHQRESNTVRLGAGAADLLVLTEDAKARPARGTTGLFHMAILVPSRLALAQALRHLAESRVPLHGASDHLVSEALYLADPEGNGIEIYRDRPRAEWRYDAAEVRMVTDPLDLDGLLLELEGRDAPWTGLPKGTVIGHVHLRVAEISAAEHFYRDVLGFGLTTRYGASASFLSAGGYHHHVAANTWTSLGAPPPSPGSLGLRAFAVRLPDAQALEPVLARVREAGVTPEETALGLLLRDPSGNGVLLQSGGG